From Erigeron canadensis isolate Cc75 chromosome 8, C_canadensis_v1, whole genome shotgun sequence, one genomic window encodes:
- the LOC122579369 gene encoding cytokinin dehydrogenase 5-like, protein MAAKLLLLFAICRLIVIVGLTLNPNELFHVGIKSQYPQLIVNPHDIESVSTDFGKMTFTKPLAVLNPETTNDISKLVKLAYESPHGFAVSARGHGHSINGQSQTANGVVIKMTRSSTNHHSMPKVFDKLMYVDVWGGELWIDVLKSTLKYGLAPKSWTDYLYLSVGGTLSNAGISGQAFNHGPQISNVHELDVVTGKGDIVTCSKDTNPDVFHAVLGGLGQFGIITRARIALEHSPQRVRWIRVLYSNFSAFTQDQEYLISLHNQPRSKKFDYIEGFVIVDEGLINNWRSSFFSPKNPVKISSLGAGGNVLYCLEITKNYYEGSNSDTIDQEVEALLKNLNYIPATEFTTDLPYMDFLDRVHKAELKLRSKGLWEVPHPWLNLFVPKSRISDFDKGVFKGILGNKTSGPILIYPMNKNKWDEKSSVVTPDEDVFYLVALLRSALDNGEETLTLKHLSNENRKILKFCKEAKIEVKQYLPHYTTQKEWMDHYGDKWPKIYQRKMEFDPKLILATGQRIFDPNFAPNAMSW, encoded by the exons ATGGCTGCTAAACTACTTCTATTATTTGCCATATGCCGTTTAATAGTAATCGTGGGTTTAACCCTAAACCCAAATGAACTCTTTCACGTGGGGATTAAAAGTCAGTATCCACAACTGATTGTAAATCCCCACGACATAGAGTCAGTATCTACTGACTTTGGTAAAATGACATTTACCAAACCCTTGGCCGTTCTGAATCCAGAAACGACCAACGACATTTCAAAGCTAGTAAAACTAGCTTACGAATCACCCCATGGCTTCGCTGTCTCTGCTAGAGGCCATGGTCACTCCATAAATGGTCAGTCTCAGACAGCGAACGGTGTCGTGATCAAAATGACTAGATCGAGTACAAATCATCATTCCATGCCCAAGGTTTTCGACAAGTTAATGTATGTTGATGTTTGGGGTGGAGAGCTATGGATTGATGTGCTAAAATCTACATTAAAATATGGGCTAGCACCAAAATCATGGACAGATTACTTATATCTATCGGTTGGTGGAACACTATCTAATGCTGGAATCAGTGGGCAAGCTTTTAATCATGGCCCCCAGATTAGTAATGTTCATGAATTGGATGTCGTCACAG GAAAAGGTGACATAGTAACGTGCTCGAAGGATACAAATCCGGACGTGTTTCATGCTGTACTAGgcgggttgggtcagtttgggatCATAACTAGGGCCAGAATTGCGTTAGAACATTCACCTCAAAGG GTGAGATGGATACGGGTTCTATATTCCAACTTTTCGGCTTTTACCCAAGATCAAGAATATCTCATATCGTTACATAATCAACCAAGGTCTAAAAAGTTTGATTACATTGAAGGTTTTGTTATCGTCGATGAAGGCCTAATCAATAACTGGAGATCGTCTTTCTTTTCCCCTAAAAATCCGGTTAAGATCTCGTCTCTTGGTGCTGGTGGCAATGTCTTGTATTGTTTggaaataacaaagaattactATGAGGGGTCGAATTCTGATACTATTGATCAG GAAGTGGAAGCTTTGTTGAAGAATCTAAACTACATACCAGCAACAGAGTTCACTACTGACCTTCCTTATATGGACTTCTTAGACCGGGTTCACAAGGCGGAATTGAAACTCCGGTCCAAGGGCTTGTGGGAAGTACCACATCCATGGCTTAATCTCTTTGTACCGAAATCAAGAATTAGCGATTTTGATAAAGGAGTGTTTAAGGGAATTTTGGGTAACAAGACTAGTGGACCTATCCTCATCTATCCCATGAACAAAAACAA gTGGGATGAGAAATCGTCGGTGGTGACGCCAGACGAGGATGTGTTTTATTTAGTGGCGCTGCTTCGTTCTGCTTTGGATAACGGTGAAGAAACGCTAACGTTAAAGCATTTAAGTAATGAGAATCGCAAGATTTTGAAGTTTTGTAAAGAGGCGAAAATTGAAGTAAAACAATACTTGCCACATTACACAACACAAAAGGAATGGATGGACCATTATGGTGATAAATGGCCCAAAATTTATCAAAGGAAAATGGAGTTTGACCCCAAGCTTATTTTAGCCACGGGTCAAAGAATATTCGACCCTAATTTTGCTCCCAATGCAATGTCATggtga